The following are encoded in a window of Sminthopsis crassicaudata isolate SCR6 chromosome 5, ASM4859323v1, whole genome shotgun sequence genomic DNA:
- the IGFBP6 gene encoding insulin-like growth factor-binding protein 6 — translation MTPRGLLLLLLSLLLGARLGTSARCPDCGQGAPAGCPAGCLEEEEGVQPQPEGCAENGGCVRREGEPCGVYTPNCGPGLQCHPPEEDETPLRALLLGRGRCRRSRGPSGENPKGTKPNPGGSQHQDANRGSREKGTPSTTSRASPGGGQDSEMGPCRRHLETVLQQLQAEVYRGARTLYVPNCDHKGFYRKRQCRSSQGLRRGPCWCVTRMGQPLTGPTESDANSLCLSDSSG, via the exons ATGACCCCCCGCGGGCTCTTGTTGCTGCTGCTGTCCCTGCTTCTGGGTGCCCGCCTGGGTACCTCGGCACGGTGTCCAGACTGTGGGCAGGGGGCGCCGGCAGGCTGCCCTGCGGGCTgcttggaggaggaggaaggggtcCAGCCGCAGCCAGAAGGGTGTGCAGAGAATGGAGGGTGCGTCAGGCGGGAGGGGGAACCATGCGGGGTCTACACCCCTAACTGTGGCCCAGGGCTACAATGCCATCCCCCTGAAGAAGATGAGACACCACTCCGAGCACTGCTGCTTGGCCGGGGTCGCTGCCGAAGGTCCAGGGGGCCATCAG GGGAGAATCCCAAGGGAACCAAGCCCAATCCAGGGGGCTCCCAACACCAGGATGCGAACCGTGGCAGTCGAGAGAAGGGCACCCCCTCCACTACTTCCCGAGCCAGTCCTGGGGGTGGACAAGACAGCGAGATG GGCCCATGCCGCCGCCATCTAGAGACAGTGTTACAGCAGCTCCAGGCTGAGGTCTACCGTGGGGCCCGGACTCTTTATGTGCCCAACTGTGACCACAAAGGCTTCTACCGGAAGCGGCAG TGCCGGTCATCTCAAGGGCTGCGCAGGGGACCATGTTGGTGTGTAACCCGAATGGGACAACCCCTGACCGGCCCCACTGAATCGGATGCAAACTCCctttgtctttctgactccagtggTTAA